TGTGGGGACATTTTTGCGCTCCGTTATAGGGGCTCGCGTCGCCCCCTCCGATAGCAAAAGCTATCGGAGCCTCCCCTTCTCGCCTGCGGTGCGGGCTACATCACGCAGAGGGGTTATTCGGGGACGTGTACGGGCTGGATCGACGCTTTTTCTATTCGTGGATGAGCGGACTTTTTGGCTTCTTGCCCAGTACAGGCCTCACGTCGCCCCTCGCCCCTGTGGGAGCTAGGCTGACTCGGGAGGACTTGTTTCTTTTCCATTTTCCGCTTCAACGCATCACACGAACTACTAATAGGGGCTTACGTCGCGTCTTCCCTGGGACCTCTCGGTTTTCGCCTTCTCCTTCTCCGCCTCTTCCTGGGGGCTTCCTCGGTGGCCTCATTCAGAAGCGCCATGGAATCGGGCTCCCGGAGAAAGGCATCCCACCATTCGACAAAAACGTGGAGGTCCTTTTTTGTTTCAGCTATGAGGCGGAGGTATGCCACGGCTTCCAGGAATTCAGGCCGGCCGGCCAGAGAGGCCGCCCTCCGGGGCGGCATTCTGCACAGGAACGTCTGGAGTGCGAGGATTGCGCGCAGGCGACCGCCGACCCGTCCGGGAACGGTTATTGTCTTCGCCACCTCTCCCATAATAGCGGCGCACGTCTCATTGAGCGCCTGCCGGCGCGGGATGCCCTCACGATGGCGATCGAGAACCGTCCCCTCCATTACTGGACCGAAGAGGGCCGCGAAAAAGAAGGCCGGCGATACGGGTGTGCCGCTCCTGCAGAGCCGGTCGATATAATCGAGGTTTTCATAGAGCAGGGCAGGACGGCGGCTGTCTCCATAGAACCACCGGCTCAAGTCGGGAAAAAGCGCGAGTATAAGCCCGCTTTTCTCCATGAGCTGAAATGCCGGTCCGGAAAATCCCGTCAGGAAAAGCTTCTGTATCTCTTCGTAGAGGCGCGCCGGAGAGACGCGGCAGATGGCGGAGGAGAGCTCGCAGAGGACCTCCCAGGCCACGGGCTCGATCATAAATCCATGGGATGCGGCGAACCGGACCGCCCGGAGCATTCGCACGGGGTCCTCCGTAAAACGGACACGAGGATCGCCGATGGTACGGATAAGCCGCTCTTTGAGGTCCATAAGACCGCTGGTATAGTCTATGATCGAAAAATCGGCGATATTATACGCAAGAGCGTTGATGGTGAAGTCCCGGCGCATCGCATCCTCCTCGGGCGTGCCGAAGAGGTTGTCCACGAGGACCATGCCTTCCTCGTTCGTAATATGGTGGCGGGCAAGGCGGCTATCGCGGTCGGTCTCTTCCGGGCTCTCCGCGTCCGAGGGGACGAAGGTCCGGCGAAAGGTGGAGACCTCTAACAGCTCTCCCTCGAACTGGATATGGGCCAGCCTGAAACGTCGCCCAATGAGGCGGCAGTTATGGAAGAGCTTTTTTATCTGGCCGGGCGTCGCATTGGTCCCTATGTCGAAATCTTTGGGGGTCCTCCCAAGGAGAAGGTCTCGTACGCACCCGCCCACAAGAAAAGCGATGAAGCCGCGCCTGTGGAGCCTGTAGAGCGTGCGCAGCGCATTCGGACTCACTTGCTTACGGGATATGCGGTGTTCCTTCCGTGGAATGATTCGTGGCGCCATCCCTTTCACCATACCATACCTTTGGGCGATTGAAAAAGTAAAAAGGCGCGGGAAGATGGTACTACGACGCTCACCAAAACCATGGATGCCGGCTTACCGCCCCGTTTAAGGGTGCCGGGACGTGGGGAAAGGGTGACGATTTTATCGATTTATGCGCCTTAAGGACATTCATACCAGCCACGGATGGGGGGTGCCTCAATTTCTTCGGGAGAGACGAGACACCCGCATGACGTAGGCCAGACGCTGGGCGGCCGAGAAGTTATTGAGCACGGCGAGAACCCACAGGGCTGCGGTCGTTTTGCCGGAGAGGAGTCCCAGCGCCAGGAGGAGAATGCGCTCGAACCGGGTGAAGAGGCCCACGTCCCTGGCGTCGACACCCGCCATGGAGGCGCGGGAGCGTATAAGGCTACCGAAAACCGAGCCGAAGAATGCCACGAAAATCAGCACCACTTCCGAGCCCATTCTATTGTTCAGAGAGAGCCATAAAAGACCCAGGTAGACCGCGAAATCACCGCAGTGGTCGGCAACAGAGTCGAGAAAGCCGCCGAAAGAGGTTTCGCGGCCGGTCAACCGCGCGAGTTCCCCGTCCGCGGCATCGAGGAGGCCTCCCGCGAGCAATAGGCAGGCTCCGGTCAGCAGGTATCCCCGGGATAGCATAAGCCCGGAGATCACGATAACCACGAGTCCCGCCAGGGTCACCATATCGGGGCCCATGCCCAATCGAGTCAGAGGGAAGAGCAGCGGCTTAAGAAGCTTTCTCTCCCATGCTCGCAGCCATCTCGCCAGCATCGGTTCTCCCAGGGCGCCCCCCTGCCCATTTTTCGCGGATCGTCTCCAGGGCCTCGGGGTCCGCCGTATCAATCGGGGGTGATTTAAAATAGAATGCACAGGCTTCAGGGATTATACCACCGACGCCCCTGTCCAGTGCGCCCTTCCCCAGCCGGATAAGGTCGGCCACCGAGCCCGCGCAATTCGGCTTATCGTCATTTTCGAGACGGACTTCAATCCTCACGAGGGAGCCGCCGAAGACGGCCGCGTCAATTTCGATAAAGGCGGTTTTCACCGCGCCTCTGGTCGGATCATAGTGGTGGCCGATGTGGGACACCCCTTCTGTCACGTACCTCATCAGCGACTTGCGCTTTGAAAGGATCTTCGATTCGCTTCGAAAGACGAAATTGGCGAAGTCCGTATTCCCCCCCACATTGATCTGGGAGGTCTTCGTAAGATTCGCTCCGCGCATCTCGAGGAGGCTGAGGAGGGCCCGGTGTAAAATGGTCGTGCCCATCTGGCTCTTGATATCGTCACCGAAAAGGGGAAGCCGCCGCGCGGCGTACTTCTCCTGGAAGCCTTCTCTCTGGGCAAAGGGTGTGGGGATACAGTTCACAAAAGCACACCCTGCTTCGAGCGCAGCCGACCCGTAGAATTCCGTGGCCGCCATGCTTCCCGTAGGCACCAAATTGACGAGTATCTCCGTCTTGTGCGCTGCGAGGACGGAAGGTACGTTCACTGCCGGGGAGGGTGATTCTCTCACGAACCTCGCCAGGTGGTCCGGGTTGCCGTCCAGCGTAGGTCCCCGGAACACAAGGGCAGGCGTGTCGACCCGGACGCCCTCTATGGGAATGAAATTATTCGGAGGCTGATAGATCGCCTTTGCCACGGGAAGCCCCACTTTGGCGTCCGATATGTCGAAGGCCGCCACGATCTCGATATCATTTACTCCATAGCCGCAAAGAGAAGGGAATATAAGGCCCGTCGTAGCTTCGGGATGGTCTCTGTAATAATGGATACCCTCGATGAGCGCGGACGCGCAGTTCCCCACTCCGGCGATTGCGACGCGAATCTTCCCCGGTGTGCTGTCTCTCATCAGATGACTTCCCTCCGTGCAAATGCGAGCGTGTGCGCCTCCCTGTCGATATCGCCGCTCTTCCAGTGTAATCAATTACTCTTTTATAAGGTTGACGGGCCCTCTTGTCAACAGGCGTTGCCCTTTTGCGTGCGAGGCGGCGGGCAGACCCGGGCATCGCAGCCCGGCGCCACTTTAAATTCTTGACAATGGCACGGGATGCATTAAAATAGGGAAGGCGGGGGCCCCTCAAGGAGATGGGACTATGAAACCATTCAAGATTTTGTCGGTCAATTTTTTTCTTACCCTCCTGCTCGTCTCGTGCGCTACCCCATATCTTCATTACAGGGACGATATGTTTGCGGGCAGGGGCCTCCTGGACGAGGGAAGCTACAAGGAAGCACGGGAGGTGTTTGTCAATGCCTCAAGGGAGCAGCGAAGGGCTGCGGCCTTTGCGTTCGCGGCGACCGCAAGCTATAAGATGGGCGACCTCCCCGCAGCCGAACAGTTCATAGCGGAGGCGGAGG
This sequence is a window from Syntrophorhabdaceae bacterium. Protein-coding genes within it:
- the pcnB gene encoding polynucleotide adenylyltransferase PcnB, which produces MAPRIIPRKEHRISRKQVSPNALRTLYRLHRRGFIAFLVGGCVRDLLLGRTPKDFDIGTNATPGQIKKLFHNCRLIGRRFRLAHIQFEGELLEVSTFRRTFVPSDAESPEETDRDSRLARHHITNEEGMVLVDNLFGTPEEDAMRRDFTINALAYNIADFSIIDYTSGLMDLKERLIRTIGDPRVRFTEDPVRMLRAVRFAASHGFMIEPVAWEVLCELSSAICRVSPARLYEEIQKLFLTGFSGPAFQLMEKSGLILALFPDLSRWFYGDSRRPALLYENLDYIDRLCRSGTPVSPAFFFAALFGPVMEGTVLDRHREGIPRRQALNETCAAIMGEVAKTITVPGRVGGRLRAILALQTFLCRMPPRRAASLAGRPEFLEAVAYLRLIAETKKDLHVFVEWWDAFLREPDSMALLNEATEEAPRKRRRRRRRKPRGPREDAT
- a CDS encoding CDP-alcohol phosphatidyltransferase family protein, with amino-acid sequence MLARWLRAWERKLLKPLLFPLTRLGMGPDMVTLAGLVVIVISGLMLSRGYLLTGACLLLAGGLLDAADGELARLTGRETSFGGFLDSVADHCGDFAVYLGLLWLSLNNRMGSEVVLIFVAFFGSVFGSLIRSRASMAGVDARDVGLFTRFERILLLALGLLSGKTTAALWVLAVLNNFSAAQRLAYVMRVSRLSRRN